Proteins encoded in a region of the Stieleria neptunia genome:
- the hsdR gene encoding type I restriction-modification system endonuclease, which yields MTSSDSGALRSPNFQFLHQVDPLLVDLAARAERYALDDPNTSIIKIRQLGELLAQSVAAKYGIDTMLDSRPKDQRTLIDDLFRSRALPADVKNLFHEIRKEGNQANHAMKGDQGRAITLLRYARQAAVWFYRTHVDKSAKLGPFVPPLPNQDTTDESKQELARLKKLYEDATAAQKQLQDQAADEAQLRQMAEEDRERAFQELEAAMALAEEESAATDAKIAQYEKQLAALSEATEPTESEAEAMVAAGEQVANEELTEADTRELIDIQLREAGWTVDSKNIRFGKGSRPQKNKNIAIAEWPTTSGPADYVLFVGLTPLAVVEAKRKNVDVAGAITQSKRYSRDYTLSADELSPGGPWGEYNIPFLFSTNGRGYLKQLKTKSGVWFLDARRSTNHPRPLVSWYTPQGLKQLLGQDVDEAQAKLDSESTDYLPLRFYQEDAVKAVEDAIKAGEREMLVAMATGTGKTRTCIGICYRLIKAKRFRRILFLVDRTSLGEQTADALRDVRIENNQTFADIYDVKELGDLRPDQDTKFHIATIQGMVKRLLDCENGGRPLPVDQYDCIVVDECHRGYNLDQELTDSELSFRDEADYISKYSRVLEYFDAVKIGLTATPAVHTLEIFGGTTDMPIYQYSYRQAVLDGFLVDHEPPLQIKTRLAQDGIKWQVNEEVAVYDTKKDQLELFHTPDEISLEIDSFNRRVVNENFNRVICEELAKHIDPTLPGKTLIYCVTDMHADMVVDELKGAFTNQYGAIEDEAVKKITGKSDKPSQLIRRFKNEKYPSVGITVDLLTTGIDVPEICNLVFLRRVRSRILYEQMLGRGTRLCEDLHGPGEDKACFHIFDCVDLYSALESYTDMKPVVTKPNITFAQLLDELAKTKEGEHREVIKEQLVAKLQRKKRSLKGKKAQALEDKSGLSPQSLVSQIRAASPDEIVEWFSDKTNLIEFLDKATSGDGAKFFVSEHDDEVTGVASGFGKGNKRPKDYLEEFREFVVTNQDQIAAIKLCATKPRDLTRQALRELQLELDKNGFSETRLKVAWRETKNVEIAATIIGYIRNAILDAPLEPFEDRVKAAMTNILASRNWTKPQRQWLERIGKQFKENTLVDRDAIDQGQFKEYGGFDRLNKIFDGHLADLLGQITDQIWGVAA from the coding sequence GTGACATCAAGTGATTCCGGAGCATTACGCTCCCCCAACTTTCAATTCCTTCATCAGGTCGATCCGCTCTTGGTCGACCTGGCCGCACGCGCCGAGCGGTATGCACTCGACGATCCCAACACGTCGATCATCAAGATCCGTCAATTGGGTGAATTGCTGGCCCAGTCGGTCGCGGCAAAGTACGGCATCGATACGATGCTCGATTCACGGCCGAAGGATCAACGCACGCTGATTGACGATTTGTTTCGGTCCCGGGCGTTGCCGGCCGATGTCAAAAACCTGTTCCACGAGATTCGCAAGGAAGGCAACCAGGCCAATCACGCGATGAAGGGCGACCAGGGCCGCGCGATCACGCTGCTGCGTTACGCCCGCCAAGCGGCCGTTTGGTTCTATCGGACGCACGTGGACAAGTCCGCGAAACTCGGTCCGTTCGTCCCGCCGCTGCCGAACCAGGATACGACCGACGAATCCAAACAGGAGCTTGCTCGGCTCAAAAAGCTCTACGAAGACGCGACGGCGGCTCAGAAGCAACTTCAGGACCAAGCGGCCGACGAGGCACAACTGCGGCAGATGGCGGAGGAGGACCGCGAGAGAGCCTTCCAAGAGCTTGAGGCCGCAATGGCATTGGCCGAAGAAGAATCGGCCGCGACGGATGCCAAGATCGCCCAGTACGAAAAACAACTTGCCGCTCTGTCCGAGGCGACCGAGCCGACAGAATCCGAAGCCGAGGCAATGGTCGCCGCCGGGGAACAGGTTGCCAACGAAGAACTCACCGAAGCCGACACGCGGGAACTGATCGACATCCAGTTGCGTGAGGCCGGCTGGACGGTTGATTCCAAAAACATTCGTTTCGGCAAAGGTTCACGGCCGCAGAAGAACAAGAACATTGCCATCGCAGAGTGGCCGACGACCAGTGGCCCCGCCGATTACGTGCTGTTCGTCGGATTGACGCCCCTGGCCGTGGTCGAGGCCAAACGGAAGAACGTCGACGTTGCCGGCGCCATCACGCAATCCAAGCGATACAGCCGCGACTACACCTTGTCCGCCGATGAGTTGTCGCCCGGCGGCCCCTGGGGCGAGTACAACATCCCGTTCTTGTTTTCCACCAACGGCCGCGGTTACCTCAAGCAACTCAAGACCAAGAGCGGCGTCTGGTTCCTCGATGCCCGGCGAAGCACCAATCACCCGCGGCCGTTGGTCAGTTGGTACACGCCACAAGGGTTGAAACAACTGCTCGGCCAAGATGTCGACGAGGCCCAGGCAAAACTCGATTCCGAATCCACCGATTACTTGCCGCTGCGGTTCTATCAGGAGGATGCCGTCAAAGCGGTGGAGGACGCGATCAAAGCCGGGGAACGTGAAATGCTGGTGGCGATGGCCACGGGGACAGGAAAAACACGGACCTGCATCGGCATCTGCTACCGGCTGATCAAAGCCAAACGATTCCGCCGCATTCTGTTCCTGGTCGACCGGACCAGCTTGGGTGAGCAAACCGCCGACGCCCTTCGCGATGTCCGCATCGAGAACAATCAAACCTTCGCCGACATTTACGACGTGAAGGAACTCGGCGACCTGAGGCCGGACCAGGACACCAAGTTCCACATCGCAACGATCCAGGGGATGGTCAAGCGGTTGCTCGACTGCGAAAACGGCGGAAGGCCCCTGCCGGTGGACCAGTACGACTGCATCGTCGTCGATGAATGCCATCGCGGTTACAACCTCGATCAAGAGCTGACCGACAGCGAACTGAGTTTCCGCGACGAAGCCGACTACATCTCAAAATACTCGCGTGTGCTCGAATACTTCGACGCAGTCAAGATCGGACTCACCGCGACCCCGGCAGTCCACACGCTTGAAATCTTCGGCGGTACGACAGACATGCCGATTTACCAGTACAGCTACCGACAGGCCGTTCTGGACGGCTTTCTGGTCGATCACGAGCCGCCGTTGCAAATCAAAACCAGATTGGCCCAAGACGGCATCAAATGGCAGGTCAACGAGGAGGTGGCGGTCTACGACACCAAGAAGGACCAATTGGAGTTGTTCCACACGCCCGATGAAATCTCACTCGAAATCGACAGTTTCAATCGCCGCGTCGTCAACGAAAACTTCAACCGGGTGATCTGCGAGGAACTGGCCAAGCACATCGATCCAACGCTTCCCGGCAAAACGCTGATCTACTGCGTCACCGACATGCACGCCGACATGGTGGTCGATGAGTTGAAGGGAGCGTTCACCAACCAGTATGGCGCGATCGAAGACGAGGCGGTCAAGAAGATCACCGGCAAGTCAGACAAGCCGTCGCAGTTGATCCGCCGATTCAAAAACGAAAAATACCCCAGCGTCGGTATCACCGTCGATCTACTGACCACCGGCATCGACGTGCCGGAGATCTGCAACCTCGTCTTTCTGCGCCGGGTCCGCAGCCGGATCCTGTACGAACAGATGCTCGGACGCGGCACACGGCTTTGTGAAGACCTGCACGGCCCCGGCGAGGACAAGGCCTGTTTCCACATCTTCGATTGCGTCGACCTCTATTCGGCACTGGAGTCCTACACGGACATGAAGCCGGTGGTAACGAAGCCGAACATCACGTTTGCCCAGTTGCTCGACGAATTGGCCAAGACGAAAGAGGGCGAACACCGAGAAGTCATCAAGGAGCAGTTGGTCGCGAAGCTGCAACGGAAGAAGCGATCCCTCAAGGGAAAGAAGGCTCAGGCGTTGGAAGACAAGTCGGGACTTAGCCCGCAGTCGTTGGTCAGTCAGATCCGTGCCGCGTCACCGGATGAAATTGTCGAGTGGTTTTCGGACAAGACCAACCTGATCGAGTTCCTGGACAAAGCGACCAGCGGCGACGGCGCCAAGTTCTTCGTGTCCGAGCACGACGACGAGGTCACGGGCGTTGCTTCGGGTTTCGGCAAGGGCAACAAACGGCCCAAGGATTACTTGGAGGAGTTCAGGGAGTTTGTGGTGACGAACCAGGATCAAATCGCCGCGATCAAATTGTGCGCGACAAAGCCCCGCGACCTCACGCGGCAGGCCCTCCGCGAGCTGCAATTGGAATTGGACAAGAACGGGTTCAGTGAAACCCGGCTAAAAGTCGCTTGGCGGGAAACCAAGAACGTCGAGATCGCCGCGACGATCATCGGCTATATCCGCAACGCCATTCTGGACGCACCGCTGGAACCGTTTGAGGATCGGGTGAAGGCCGCAATGACGAACATCTTGGCTTCGCGGAACTGGACCAAACCCCAACGGCAGTGGCTTGAACGAATCGGCAAGCAATTCAAAGAAAACACGCTGGTCGACCGGGACGCCATCGATCAGGGCCAGTTCAAGGAATACGGCGGATTCGATCGGCTCAACAAGATTTTCGACGGCCATCTCGCCGACCTGCTGGGCCAGATCACCGACCAAATTTGGGGAGTTGCCGCCTAG
- a CDS encoding class I SAM-dependent DNA methyltransferase gives MNTQDIVAKLWSMCHVLRDDGITYQDYVTELTYLLFLKMMKETNEEGALPKGYRWDDLVGKEGIEQLNFYREQLVHLGTSAKGRVQSIFSNANSSLKKPKNLLKLVTDIDGLDWYSARSEGLGDLYEGLLEKNAAEKKSGAGQYFTPRPLIECMVHCIKPQHGEIIQDPAAGTGGFLTHADRYIKEQTDDLFDLSTEEQKFQKRKAFYAIELVDDTHRLLMMNVMLHGMDGTFIAGDTMGDTGKDLCKADVILTNPPFGTKRGGGGPTRDDFTFITGNKQLGFLQHIYRGLKPGGRAAVVLPDNVLFEEGVGTKIRADLMDKCNLHTILRLPTGIFYAQGVKTNVLFFTRGKTDNGNTKRTWVYDLRTNMPAFGKRTPLTVEHFAEFEKCYGKKSDGTSKRKDQGEEGRFRCFERQAIAERGDNLDISWLKDDDGAGNNELAEPEEIAAMIRERLSTALEEMDALTALLEGEEAGV, from the coding sequence ATGAACACCCAAGACATCGTCGCCAAACTCTGGAGCATGTGCCACGTCCTGCGGGACGACGGCATCACGTACCAGGATTACGTGACCGAACTGACGTACTTGCTGTTTCTGAAAATGATGAAAGAAACCAACGAGGAAGGGGCGTTGCCCAAGGGTTACCGCTGGGACGACCTTGTCGGCAAAGAGGGCATCGAGCAACTGAACTTTTACCGGGAGCAACTGGTCCACCTGGGCACGTCGGCCAAGGGGCGGGTCCAATCGATCTTCAGCAACGCCAACTCGTCGCTCAAGAAGCCCAAGAACCTGCTCAAGCTGGTGACGGACATTGACGGCCTCGATTGGTACAGTGCCCGCAGCGAAGGGCTCGGCGACCTGTACGAGGGCCTGTTGGAGAAGAACGCGGCCGAGAAGAAGTCCGGGGCCGGGCAATACTTCACGCCGCGGCCGTTGATCGAGTGCATGGTGCACTGCATCAAGCCGCAACACGGTGAGATCATCCAAGACCCGGCGGCTGGCACGGGTGGATTTTTGACGCACGCCGATCGGTACATCAAGGAACAGACCGACGATCTGTTCGACCTGAGCACCGAGGAGCAGAAGTTTCAGAAACGCAAGGCGTTCTACGCGATCGAGTTGGTCGACGACACGCACCGGCTGTTGATGATGAATGTGATGCTGCACGGCATGGACGGCACGTTCATCGCGGGGGACACGATGGGCGACACGGGCAAGGATCTTTGCAAGGCCGACGTGATCCTGACCAATCCACCGTTCGGGACGAAGCGTGGCGGCGGCGGCCCGACCCGCGACGATTTCACGTTCATCACCGGCAACAAGCAATTGGGGTTCTTGCAGCACATCTATCGCGGCCTCAAACCCGGCGGCCGCGCAGCGGTAGTGTTGCCCGACAACGTGCTGTTCGAAGAAGGCGTCGGCACCAAGATCCGCGCAGACCTGATGGACAAGTGCAACTTGCACACGATCCTCCGACTGCCGACGGGCATCTTCTACGCGCAAGGCGTCAAGACCAACGTGCTGTTCTTTACCCGTGGCAAAACGGACAATGGCAACACCAAGCGAACCTGGGTCTACGACCTACGGACCAACATGCCGGCCTTCGGCAAACGCACGCCGCTGACGGTCGAACACTTCGCCGAGTTCGAAAAGTGCTACGGCAAGAAGTCCGATGGGACCAGCAAACGCAAGGACCAGGGAGAGGAAGGCCGCTTCCGCTGCTTTGAGCGACAGGCGATCGCCGAGCGGGGCGACAACCTAGACATCAGTTGGCTGAAAGACGACGACGGCGCCGGCAATAACGAGTTGGCGGAACCGGAAGAAATTGCGGCGATGATCCGCGAGCGGTTGTCCACGGCGTTGGAAGAGATGGACGCGCTAACGGCCTTGCTGGAAGGTGAGGAGGCAGGAGTATGA
- a CDS encoding GIY-YIG nuclease family protein, protein MIDPQMRPYSIRIFVPDGDPDGLRLVERSNWTGVGVVFKRTGYKQAAKRTEFDRTGIYVLVGMSEDSALPTIYIGEGDPVKTRLNQHYSKKDFWDWGVFFVTKDSSLNKAHVKHLESRLLELATSAKQCRLDNTGSSLPPTLSEVETADVESFLLDTLSIFPLLGLNVFEKTQSRSKPRRNKLLHIHAKGIAATGFEDAKGFVVMTGSGMVLDETNSIHGYLSSLRKDLLEQGVVERQASQFVFVEDYAFSSPSTAAGVIQGRTANGRGDWKTESGVTLKELQEAAAETGDEDV, encoded by the coding sequence ATGATTGATCCACAAATGCGACCCTATTCCATTCGGATCTTCGTTCCTGATGGTGATCCCGACGGGCTGCGTCTCGTCGAACGGTCCAACTGGACGGGCGTCGGTGTCGTCTTCAAACGGACGGGCTACAAACAGGCTGCCAAACGAACCGAGTTTGATCGCACCGGCATCTATGTCCTGGTCGGGATGTCCGAGGACAGCGCACTGCCGACGATCTACATCGGGGAAGGCGACCCGGTCAAAACCCGGCTGAACCAGCACTACAGCAAAAAGGACTTTTGGGACTGGGGCGTCTTCTTCGTCACCAAAGACTCCAGCCTCAACAAGGCGCACGTCAAGCACCTCGAATCGCGTCTGCTGGAACTCGCCACGTCGGCCAAGCAATGCCGGCTGGACAATACCGGTTCCTCACTGCCGCCCACCCTGTCGGAAGTGGAAACGGCGGATGTGGAGAGCTTTCTCTTGGACACGCTCAGTATCTTTCCGTTGCTGGGATTGAACGTCTTCGAAAAAACGCAATCACGCTCGAAACCGCGACGCAACAAACTGCTGCATATCCACGCCAAAGGGATCGCGGCGACGGGATTCGAAGATGCCAAAGGTTTCGTCGTGATGACCGGATCGGGAATGGTGTTGGATGAAACGAATTCGATCCACGGCTATTTGTCGTCCTTGCGGAAAGACCTTCTAGAGCAAGGAGTCGTTGAGCGGCAAGCCAGCCAATTCGTCTTTGTCGAGGACTATGCGTTCTCGTCACCCTCAACCGCGGCGGGTGTCATCCAAGGCCGCACCGCGAACGGACGAGGCGACTGGAAAACCGAATCCGGCGTGACGCTCAAGGAGTTGCAGGAAGCGGCCGCGGAAACCGGTGACGAGGATGTCTGA